The Diprion similis isolate iyDipSimi1 chromosome 11, iyDipSimi1.1, whole genome shotgun sequence genome includes a region encoding these proteins:
- the LOC124412389 gene encoding hyaluronidase B-like encodes MPSGNGGECDAEYKVALDQGEFSRTQPFVMPLYENPQPERKGEYIKNESDKYSVAMEYKTFNLCTLITVFITVSNATLFGLMQVPGVSGTSESGFYVYWNVPTFMCHQYGMFFEEVREFGILQNKKDHFRGDQIAILYDPGAFPALLKDENGHTLRRNGGVPQEGNVTLHLELFREHVDQQIEDVNFSGLAVIDFESWRPIFRQNWASLAPYRDLSTEIERAKHPFWDKNRVVNEATTRFEKSGRLFMEDTLRLARTLRPKASWGYYTYPYCFNLTPKVPTVDCSPKIYKENNRLSWLFNLQNVLLPSVYLRTSLRHKERMELITGRLTEAIRISNMFKQTAKKPVMPYFWYKYQDSNNDFLTNDDVYDGFKTIKSLGGDGIVIWGSSNDLNTKLKCQAFKDYLNETLGPIARKFNEERSLLDFRELEEEKKGPDYYTTTVSTETSMEIEEEESERSSSVKINFIVQNI; translated from the exons ATGCCGAGTGGAAATGGTGGGGAATGTGATGCGGAATATAAGGTGGCCTTAGATCAAGGGGAATTCAGTCGAACGCAACCATTTGTCATGCCGTTGTACGAAAATCCTCAGCcagagagaaaaggagagtACATAAAAAACGAGTCTGACAAATATTCGGTTGCAATGGAGTATAAAACTTTTAATCTGTGCACATTGATCACCGTTTTCATCACCGTATCAAATGCTACACTTTTTGG TTTGATGCAGGTGCCTGGTGTCTCGGGTACTTCGGAAAGCGGCTTTTACGTCTACTGGAACGTTCCAACCTTCATGTGTCACCAGTATGGGATGTTCTTCGAAGAAGTACGCGAGTTTGGGATACTGCAGAACAAGAAGGATCATTTCCGCGGTGACCAGATTGCGATACTTTACGACCCGGGTGCTTTTCCAGCATTGCTGAAGGACGAAAACG GGCACACTTTGAGGAGGAATGGAGGTGTTCCTCAGGAAGGAAACGTGACTTTGCACCTGGAACTCTTCCGAGAGCACGTGGACCAGCAGATCGAGGACGTCAACTTCTCGGGGCTCGCTGTGATCGACTTTGAAAGCTGGAGGCCCATATTCAGGCAGAACTGGGCCTCGCTTGCTCCATATCGCGACTTGTCAACGGAAATTGAAAGAGCCAAACATCCGTTCTGGGATAAGAATCGAGTCGTCAACGAGGCGACGACGCGATTCGAAAAATCAGGTCGACTCTTCATGGAGGACACCTTGCGTCTCGCCCGTACTCTGAGACCGAAAGCGTCGTGGGGCTACTACACTTATCCTTACTGCTTCAATTTGACGCCAAAAGTTCCAACGGTTGACTGCAGCCCGAAAATTTACAAGGAGAACAACAG ACTTTCTTGGCTGTTCAACTTGCAGAACGTCCTCCTACCTTCCGTTTATCTGAGAACAAGTTTGCGTCACAAGGAGAGAATGGAACTCATCACTGGCAGACTGACGGAGGCGATAAGGATTTCAAACATGTTTAAACAGACTGCAAAAAAACCAGTGATGCCTTATTTTTGGTACAAGTACCAGGATAGCAACAATGATTTCTTGACAAAC GATGACGTGTACGACGGttttaaaacaataaaaagttTAGGAGGAGACGGAATCGTGATATGGGGAAGTTCCAACGACCTGAACACAAAACTGAAGTGTCAGGCGTTCAAGGATTATCTGAACGAGACGCTCGGTCCAATCGCACGGAAATTCAACGAGGAAAGATCTCTATTGGATTTTAGAGAactcgaagaagaaaaaaagggaccTGACTATTATACTACGACTGTTTCAACGGAAACGAGTATGGAGATTGAAGAAGAGGAGAGTGAGCGGTCGAGTAgtgtgaaaatcaattttatagtGCAAAATATTTGA